A genomic stretch from Halichoerus grypus chromosome 7, mHalGry1.hap1.1, whole genome shotgun sequence includes:
- the EGR2 gene encoding E3 SUMO-protein ligase EGR2 isoform X1, with protein sequence MRVGLPSEASSCRWSARGRRDRPERRRSGLAHVLSDNIYPVEDLAATSVTIFPNAELGGPFDQMNGVAGDGMINIDMTGEKRSLDLPYPSSFAPVSTPRNQTFTYMGKFSIDPQYPGAGCYPEGIINIVSAGILQGVTSPASTTASSSVTSASPNPLATGPLGVCTMSQTQPDLDHLYSPPPPPPYSGCAGDIYQDPSAFLSAATTSTSSSLAYPPPPSYPSPKPATDPGLFPMIPDYPGFFPSQCQRDLHGTAGPDRKPFPCPLDSLRVPPPLTPLSTIRNFTLGGPSVAATGPGANGGSEGPRLAGSSSAAAAAAAAAYNPHHLPLRPILRPRKYPNRPSKTPVHERPYPCPAEGCDRRFSRSDELTRHIRIHTGHKPFQCRICMRNFSRSDHLTTHIRTHTGEKPFACDYCGRKFARSDERKRHTKIHLRQKERKSSAPSSSGPGASSASCPGGSQAGGPMCGSNSSAIGGGSLAPCSSRTRTP encoded by the exons ATGCGAGTCGGGCTCCCCTCCGAGGCGTCGTCTTGCCGGTGGTCAGCGCGGGGACGGCGGGACCGGCCGGAGCGCAGGCGGAGCGGGCTGGCGCACGTG CTGTCTGACAACATCTACCCGGTGGAGGACCTCGCCGCCACGTCGGTGACCATCTTCCCCAATGCCGAACTGGGAGGCCCCTTTGACCAGATGAACGGAGTGGCCGGAG ATGGCATGATCAACATTGACATGACTGGAGAGAAGAGGTCCTTGGATCTCCCATATCCCAGCAGCTTTGCTCCCGTCTCCACACCTAGAAACCAGACCTTCACGTACATGGGCAAGTTCTCCATTGACCCCCAGTACCCTGGTGCCGGCTGCTACCCAGAAGGCATCATCAATATTGTGAGTGCAGGCATCCTGCAGGGGGTTACCTCCCCAGCTTCGACCACGGCCTCGTCCAGCGTCACCTCTGCCTCCCCCAACCCACTGGCCACAGGACCCCTGGGTGTGTGCACCATGTCTCAGACCCAGCCTGACCTGGACCACCTCTACTCTCCACCGCCACCGCCTCCTTATTCTGGCTGTGCAGGAGACATCTACCAGGATCCCTCGGCATTCCTGTCAGCAgccaccacctccacctcctcctctctggccTACCCACCACCTCCTTCCTACCCCTCCCCTAAGCCAGCCACGGACCCCGGTCTCTTTCCCATGATCCCAGACTATCCTGGATTCTTCCCATCACAGTGCCAGAGAGACCTACATGGTACAGCTGGCCCAGACCGCAAACCCTTCCCTTGCCCTCTGGACTCCTTGCGAGTCCCTCCTCCACTCACTCCACTCTCCACCATCCGCAACTTTACCCTGGGGGGCCCCAGTGTTGCGGCCACAGGGCCAGGGGCCAATGGAGGCAGTGAGGGACCCAGGCTGGCTGGTAGCAGCTcagccgccgctgccgccgctgccgccgcctaTAACCCACACCACCTGCCACTGCGGCCCATTCTGCGGCCTCGCAAGTACCCCAACAGGCCCAGCAAGACCCCAGTGCACGAGAGGCCCTACCCGTGCCCAGCAGAAGGCTGTGACCGACGCTTCTCCCGCTCAGACGAGCTGACCCGGCACATCCGAATCCACACGGGACACAAGCCCTTCCAGTGTCGGATTTGCATGCGTAACTTCAGCCGCAGTGACCACCTCACTACCCACATCCGCACCCACACTGGCGAGAAGCCCTTTGCCTGTGACTACTGCGGCCGCAAGTTTGCCCGGAGTGACGAGAGGAAGCGCCACACCAAGATCCACCTGAGACAGAAGGAGCGCAAAAGCAGCGCCCCCTCCTCATCCGGGCCCGGGGCCTCCTCGGCCTCGTGCCCTGGAGGCTCTCAGGCTGGGGGGCCCATGTGCGGCAGCAACAGCAGCGCTATCGGTGGAGGGTCCCTTGCCCCTTGCTCCTCTCGGACCCGGACACCTTGA
- the EGR2 gene encoding E3 SUMO-protein ligase EGR2 isoform X2 encodes MNGVAGDGMINIDMTGEKRSLDLPYPSSFAPVSTPRNQTFTYMGKFSIDPQYPGAGCYPEGIINIVSAGILQGVTSPASTTASSSVTSASPNPLATGPLGVCTMSQTQPDLDHLYSPPPPPPYSGCAGDIYQDPSAFLSAATTSTSSSLAYPPPPSYPSPKPATDPGLFPMIPDYPGFFPSQCQRDLHGTAGPDRKPFPCPLDSLRVPPPLTPLSTIRNFTLGGPSVAATGPGANGGSEGPRLAGSSSAAAAAAAAAYNPHHLPLRPILRPRKYPNRPSKTPVHERPYPCPAEGCDRRFSRSDELTRHIRIHTGHKPFQCRICMRNFSRSDHLTTHIRTHTGEKPFACDYCGRKFARSDERKRHTKIHLRQKERKSSAPSSSGPGASSASCPGGSQAGGPMCGSNSSAIGGGSLAPCSSRTRTP; translated from the exons ATGAACGGAGTGGCCGGAG ATGGCATGATCAACATTGACATGACTGGAGAGAAGAGGTCCTTGGATCTCCCATATCCCAGCAGCTTTGCTCCCGTCTCCACACCTAGAAACCAGACCTTCACGTACATGGGCAAGTTCTCCATTGACCCCCAGTACCCTGGTGCCGGCTGCTACCCAGAAGGCATCATCAATATTGTGAGTGCAGGCATCCTGCAGGGGGTTACCTCCCCAGCTTCGACCACGGCCTCGTCCAGCGTCACCTCTGCCTCCCCCAACCCACTGGCCACAGGACCCCTGGGTGTGTGCACCATGTCTCAGACCCAGCCTGACCTGGACCACCTCTACTCTCCACCGCCACCGCCTCCTTATTCTGGCTGTGCAGGAGACATCTACCAGGATCCCTCGGCATTCCTGTCAGCAgccaccacctccacctcctcctctctggccTACCCACCACCTCCTTCCTACCCCTCCCCTAAGCCAGCCACGGACCCCGGTCTCTTTCCCATGATCCCAGACTATCCTGGATTCTTCCCATCACAGTGCCAGAGAGACCTACATGGTACAGCTGGCCCAGACCGCAAACCCTTCCCTTGCCCTCTGGACTCCTTGCGAGTCCCTCCTCCACTCACTCCACTCTCCACCATCCGCAACTTTACCCTGGGGGGCCCCAGTGTTGCGGCCACAGGGCCAGGGGCCAATGGAGGCAGTGAGGGACCCAGGCTGGCTGGTAGCAGCTcagccgccgctgccgccgctgccgccgcctaTAACCCACACCACCTGCCACTGCGGCCCATTCTGCGGCCTCGCAAGTACCCCAACAGGCCCAGCAAGACCCCAGTGCACGAGAGGCCCTACCCGTGCCCAGCAGAAGGCTGTGACCGACGCTTCTCCCGCTCAGACGAGCTGACCCGGCACATCCGAATCCACACGGGACACAAGCCCTTCCAGTGTCGGATTTGCATGCGTAACTTCAGCCGCAGTGACCACCTCACTACCCACATCCGCACCCACACTGGCGAGAAGCCCTTTGCCTGTGACTACTGCGGCCGCAAGTTTGCCCGGAGTGACGAGAGGAAGCGCCACACCAAGATCCACCTGAGACAGAAGGAGCGCAAAAGCAGCGCCCCCTCCTCATCCGGGCCCGGGGCCTCCTCGGCCTCGTGCCCTGGAGGCTCTCAGGCTGGGGGGCCCATGTGCGGCAGCAACAGCAGCGCTATCGGTGGAGGGTCCCTTGCCCCTTGCTCCTCTCGGACCCGGACACCTTGA
- the ADO gene encoding 2-aminoethanethiol dioxygenase, whose translation MPRDNMASLIQRIARQACLTFRGSGGGRSASDLGAAPAPEASMPHGFPENLSKLKNLLTQVRAEDLNIAPRKATLQPLPPNLPPVTYMHIYETDGFSLGVFLLKSGTSIPLHDHPGMHGMLKVLYGTVRISCMDKLEAGGGQQARAPPPEQQFEPPLQARERDAVRPGVLRSRAEYTEASGPCVLTPHQDNLHQIDAVDGPAAFLDILAPPYDPDNGRDCHYYRVLEAVRDKEASGSAGDLPREVWLLETPQADDFWCEGEPYPGPKVFP comes from the coding sequence ATGCCCCGAGACAACATGGCTTCCCTGATCCAACGGATCGCCCGCCAGGCGTGCCTCACCTTCCGGGGCAGCGGGGGCGGCCGCAGCGCTTCCGACCTCGGCGCGGCGCCGGCCCCCGAGGCCTCGATGCCGCATGGCTTCCCGGAGAACCTGAGCAAGCTGAAGAACCTGCTGACCCAAGTCCGCGCCGAGGACCTGAACATCGCCCCGCGTAAGGCCACGCTGCAGCCATTGCCACCCAACCTGCCACCGGTCACCTACATGCACATCTACGAAACCGACGGCTTCAGCCTCGGCGTGTTCCTGCTCAAGAGCGGCACGTCCATCCCATTGCACGACCACCCGGGCATGCACGGCATGCTCAAGGTGCTCTATGGCACCGTGCGCATTAGCTGCATGGACAAACTGGAGGCGGGCGGCGGGCAACAAGCGCGGGCCCCGCCGCCAGAGCAGCAGTTCGAGCCACCGCTGCAGGCCCGGGAGCGGGACGCCGTGCGGCCGGGCGTGCTGCGTTCGCGGGCCGAGTACACCGAGGCCAGCGGCCCCTGCGTCCTCACTCCGCACCAGGACAACCTGCACCAGATCGACGCTGTGGACGGACCCGCCGCCTTCCTGGACATTCTGGCCCCGCCCTATGACCCCGACAATGGCCGGGACTGCCATTATTACCGGGTGCTGGAGGCCGTCAGGGACAAGGAGGCCTCCGGCTCGGCCGGTGACCTGCCCCGAGAGGTGTGGCTCCTGGAGACCCCGCAAGCCGATGACTTCTGGTGCGAGGGGGAGCCCTATCCAGGTCCCAAAGTCTTCCCTTGA